One part of the Alosa alosa isolate M-15738 ecotype Scorff River chromosome 4, AALO_Geno_1.1, whole genome shotgun sequence genome encodes these proteins:
- the LOC125293510 gene encoding uncharacterized protein LOC125293510 — MGQAQSDPTVSTNPTNTAKTEREGGRGKKKSSVAQRFLGLVSLLSSIRSKKNRVHPFTSSQDTLSGDGSIGNGPSGVSEKSLSTCQPNGLFEPTLNYWSQTPCLSTEMDLNGSVLTNINSVDSYRANTTSPAFLTQPPQNMDLSGMCWLNANMSPTLNAEQDLTKGFRKPTNNIHYTDEEDDISYIEDVIEPIFEANKLLNDMYEDGSLNNS; from the exons atgggTCAAGCACAAAGTGATCCAACAGTTTCCACAAACCCTACAAATACAGCCAAGACTGAACGTGAGGGTGGAAGAGGAAAGAAGAAGTCCAGTGTGGCCCAGCGGTTTCTGGGCCTGGTGTCTCTGTTATCTTCCATAAGAAGCAAAAAGAACCGTGTTCATCCATTCACTTCATCTCAGGACACCTTGAGTGGTGATGGAAGCATTGGCAATGGACCTTCTGGTGTGAGTGAGAAGAGCCTGTCCACTTGTCAACCAAATGGTCTTTTCGAACCAACCCTGAACTACTGGTCCCAGACCCCTTGCTTGTCGACTGAGATGGACTTGAATGGATCTGTGTTGACGAAT ATCAACTCCGTGGACAGTTACAGAGCAAACACAACGTCCCCGGCCTTCCTGACGCAG CCTCCCCAGAACATGGATCTTTCTGGAATGTGTTGGCTGAACGCAAACATGTCGCCGACCCTGAATGCCGAACAGGACCTCACGAAAGGTTTCAGAAAGCCCACTAACAACATTCACTACACTGACGAAGAGGATGATATCTCTTATATTGAGGATGTAATTGAACCCATTTTTGAAGCAAACAAACTACTGAATGATATGTATGAAGATGGATCGTTGAACAATTCTTAA